Proteins from a genomic interval of Aureimonas sp. AU20:
- a CDS encoding ABC transporter ATP-binding protein yields the protein MASIQLKNVSKRFGEAVIIPDLNLDIRDGEFVVFVGPSGCGKSTLLRLIAGLEDTSDGVISIDGRDVTNVPPAGRGLAMVFQSYALYPHMSVGANIGFPLKMAGESKDVIDRKVRAAAATLNLTDYLQRKPRELSGGQRQRVAIGRAIVRSPKGFLFDEPLSNLDAALRVNMRLEISELHAQLKTTMIYVTHDQVEAMTMADKIVVLNRGNIEQVGSPLELYSNPRNMFVAGFIGSPKMNFLSGAAAAKHGANTIGVRPEHLAISKDGGELKGTAGVSEHLGSDTFIHVRLDNGEQVTARGLGDYRVSHGDPVYLTPEANRIHRFDQSGLAVAA from the coding sequence ATGGCATCGATCCAACTCAAGAACGTCAGCAAGCGCTTCGGCGAGGCCGTGATCATCCCGGACCTGAATCTGGATATTCGCGACGGCGAGTTCGTGGTCTTCGTCGGGCCGTCCGGCTGCGGCAAGTCCACCCTGCTGCGCCTGATCGCGGGCTTGGAGGACACGTCGGACGGCGTGATTTCGATCGACGGGCGGGACGTCACCAACGTGCCGCCGGCCGGGCGCGGCCTTGCCATGGTGTTCCAGTCCTACGCGCTCTATCCCCACATGAGCGTCGGCGCCAATATTGGCTTTCCCCTGAAGATGGCGGGCGAAAGCAAGGACGTGATCGATCGTAAGGTCCGGGCGGCAGCGGCCACCCTGAACTTGACCGACTATCTCCAGCGCAAGCCGCGCGAGCTTTCGGGCGGCCAGCGCCAGCGCGTGGCGATCGGCCGGGCGATCGTGCGCAGCCCCAAGGGCTTCCTGTTCGACGAGCCGCTGTCCAACCTCGACGCGGCGTTGCGCGTCAACATGCGCCTGGAGATTTCCGAGCTGCACGCGCAGCTGAAGACGACGATGATCTACGTCACGCACGATCAGGTCGAGGCCATGACCATGGCCGACAAGATCGTCGTCCTGAACCGGGGCAACATCGAGCAGGTCGGCTCGCCGCTCGAACTCTACAGCAACCCGCGCAACATGTTCGTGGCCGGCTTCATCGGCAGCCCGAAGATGAACTTCCTTTCGGGCGCGGCGGCCGCCAAGCACGGCGCCAACACGATCGGCGTGCGCCCCGAGCATCTTGCCATCTCAAAGGACGGCGGCGAGTTGAAGGGCACGGCGGGGGTGTCCGAGCATCTTGGCTCCGACACGTTCATTCACGTGCGTCTCGATAATGGCGAGCAGGTGACCGCACGCGGCTTGGGCGACTACCGGGTCAGCCATGGCGATCCCGTCTACCTCACGCCCGAAGCCAACCGCATCCATCGTTTCGACCAGTCCGGTCTCGCCGTCGCGGCTTGA